The Desmonostoc muscorum LEGE 12446 genome includes a region encoding these proteins:
- a CDS encoding TauD/TfdA dioxygenase family protein codes for MGSIEVKPVAGFIGAEIGSVDLSRPLSDEQVQEIRKALLKWKVVFFRGQNIDHAAQVEFTSRFGEVTFAHPLGEPEPIPGLPQIKSVDRKLYEREYGVRRERGSVWHTDVTAAVNPPAGSILRAVNVPSFGGDTQWSNLVAAYEGLSAPLRALADTLKAEHRFNGGGHQPRNSKFADRIAVNPLVSIHPVVRVHPETGERALFVNPGFTSHIIDVSPQESKLLLELFFNQITKPAYTTRFRWNNGDIAFWDNRATVHLAPQDLDHLDVERVLYRTTITGDIPVGVDGFRSEVVQGEVFNAEVPTVFKQKAESKEAEPVLS; via the coding sequence ATGGGTTCTATAGAAGTTAAACCAGTTGCTGGTTTCATCGGTGCCGAAATCGGTAGCGTAGACCTTTCCCGTCCTCTTTCTGACGAGCAAGTCCAAGAAATCCGTAAAGCGTTATTGAAATGGAAAGTTGTGTTCTTTCGTGGTCAGAACATCGATCATGCTGCCCAGGTTGAGTTCACATCTCGTTTCGGCGAAGTAACTTTCGCCCATCCCCTGGGAGAGCCTGAGCCAATTCCCGGATTGCCGCAGATCAAATCCGTAGACCGTAAGCTCTATGAGCGGGAGTACGGTGTTCGCAGAGAACGAGGAAGTGTCTGGCACACAGACGTAACGGCGGCTGTCAACCCACCAGCAGGGTCAATTTTACGCGCCGTTAATGTCCCCAGCTTCGGTGGTGACACCCAGTGGAGTAATCTTGTGGCAGCTTATGAGGGACTGTCAGCACCCCTGCGGGCGCTAGCAGATACATTAAAAGCTGAACATCGCTTTAATGGGGGTGGACATCAGCCCCGCAATAGCAAGTTCGCCGATCGCATTGCTGTCAATCCCCTGGTTTCCATCCACCCAGTCGTCAGGGTTCATCCTGAGACTGGCGAACGTGCGTTGTTCGTTAACCCCGGCTTCACCTCGCACATTATTGACGTGTCACCCCAAGAGAGCAAGCTGTTACTTGAGTTGTTCTTCAACCAAATCACCAAGCCTGCCTACACCACCCGTTTCCGTTGGAACAATGGTGATATCGCCTTCTGGGATAACCGCGCCACTGTGCATTTAGCTCCTCAAGATTTAGATCATTTGGATGTCGAGCGTGTCCTCTATCGCACCACCATTACTGGCGATATTCCAGTTGGGGTTGATGGTTTCCGCTCCGAAGTGGTTCAAGGTGAGGTGTTCAACGCAGAAGTACCAACCGTCTTCAAGCAGAAAGCTGAGTCTAAGGAAGCGGAACCAGTGCTTTCGTAA
- a CDS encoding TauD/TfdA dioxygenase family protein, which produces MTLTASRIEITPTKAALGAVITGIDASRSGEPEVILQLKQAWRDRHILIFKNQTLTDDQLLAFANYFGDILQQPAYVRKGETEEYLPPLVLTLANAAAQESSVNIRPNYQELLPHIDHYWLPVPSSGSFLYAVEVPENGPDTYWVNLAQAYEELDDATKEQIAGLQIRYFNFYGSKDRDEYGEPKYAAGRAVEPGERVAIHPLVRTHPDTGKKILFFNAASDVDILDYDHVEGAKLIARLQEHIKQPRFAYRHQWSKGDLLYWDNQATAHYRPEFDANATRVLKRVSLRGSRPF; this is translated from the coding sequence ATGACACTCACAGCAAGTCGGATTGAGATTACACCCACCAAAGCAGCTCTTGGTGCCGTTATTACCGGAATCGATGCCAGTCGTTCTGGTGAACCAGAGGTGATTCTGCAACTAAAGCAGGCATGGCGCGATCGCCACATCCTCATCTTTAAAAACCAGACATTAACTGATGACCAGTTGTTAGCCTTTGCCAATTACTTTGGCGATATTCTTCAGCAGCCTGCTTACGTTCGCAAAGGAGAAACAGAAGAATACCTGCCACCCCTAGTTCTGACTCTGGCAAATGCCGCGGCTCAAGAGAGTTCAGTCAATATCCGACCGAACTATCAGGAACTTTTACCCCACATCGATCACTACTGGCTTCCTGTGCCATCTAGTGGTTCTTTCCTATACGCAGTAGAAGTACCTGAAAATGGCCCCGATACCTATTGGGTGAATTTGGCTCAGGCTTACGAAGAGTTAGATGATGCGACCAAGGAACAAATTGCTGGTTTGCAAATACGCTACTTTAACTTCTATGGCAGCAAGGATCGGGATGAGTATGGTGAGCCTAAATATGCAGCTGGTCGGGCAGTTGAACCCGGCGAACGAGTTGCGATTCATCCTCTGGTTCGCACTCACCCAGATACCGGCAAAAAAATCCTTTTCTTCAATGCTGCTAGCGATGTAGACATTCTCGATTATGACCATGTGGAAGGAGCAAAACTAATTGCGCGGTTGCAAGAGCATATTAAGCAACCCCGGTTTGCCTATCGGCATCAGTGGAGCAAGGGCGACCTGCTTTATTGGGATAACCAGGCAACGGCTCACTACCGTCCTGAATTTGATGCCAATGCAACCCGTGTTCTGAAACGGGTCAGCCTTCGAGGTAGCCGTCCGTTCTAA